A single genomic interval of Mesoplodon densirostris isolate mMesDen1 chromosome 20, mMesDen1 primary haplotype, whole genome shotgun sequence harbors:
- the SLC25A4 gene encoding ADP/ATP translocase 1 codes for MSDQALSFLKDFLAGGVAAAISKTAVAPIERVKLLLQVQHASQQISAEKQYKGIIDCVVRIPKEQGVLSFWRGNLANVIRYFPTQALNFAFKDKYKQIFLGGVDRHKQFWRYFAGNLASGGAAGATSLCFVYPLDFARTRLAADVGKDIAQREFTGLGNCLTKIFKSDGLRGLYQGFNVSVQGIIIYRAAYFGVYDTAKGMLPDPKNVHIIVSWMIAQTVTAVAGLVSYPFDTVRRRMMMQSGRKGVDIMYSGTVDCWRKIAKDEGPKAFFKGAWSNVLRGMGGAFVLVLYDEIKKYV; via the exons ATGAGCGACCAGGCTTTGAGCTTCCTGAAGGACTTCCTGGCTGGCGGCGTCGCCGCTGCCATCTCCAAGACCGCGGTTGCCCCCATCGAGAGGGTCAAACTGCTGCTGCAG GTCCAGCATGCCAGCCAACAGATCAGTGCTGAGAAGCAATACAAAGGGATCATTGATTGTGTGGTGAGAATCCCCAAGGAGCAGGGCGTTCTCTCCTTCTGGAGGGGTAACCTGGCCAACGTGATCCGTTACTTCCCCACCCAAGCTCTCAACTTCGCCTTCAAGGACAAGTACAAGCAGATCTTCCTGGGGGGCGTGGACCGGCATAAGCAGTTCTGGCGCTACTTTGCCGGTAACCTGGCTTCCGGTGGGGCAGCTGGGGCCACCTCTCTCTGCTTTGTCTACCCGCTGGACTTTGCTAGGACCAGATTGGCCGCCGACGTGGGCAAGGATATTGCCCAGCGTGAGTTCACTGGTCTGGGTAACTGTCTCACCAAGATCTTCAAGTCTGATGGCCTGAGGGGTCTCTACCAGGGTTTCAACGTCTCTGTCCAGGGCATCATTATCTACAGAGCCGCCTACTTTGGAGTCTACGACACGGCCAAGG GTATGTTGCCTGACCCCAAGAATGTGCACATTATCGTGAGCTGGATGATTGCCCAGACTGTGACGGCGGTCGCAGGGCTGGTGTCCTACCCCTTTGACACCGTCCGCCGTCGGATGATGATGCAGTCTGGTCGGAAAGGGG TGGATATTATGTACTCTGGGACAGTGGACTGCTGGAGGAAGATTGCAAAAGACGAAGGACCCAAGGCTTTCTTCAAAGGCGCCTGGTCCAACGTGTTGAGAGGCATGGGCGGTGCTTTTGTATTGGTATTGTATGATGAGATCAAAAAATATGTCTGA